Proteins encoded together in one Mycobacterium sp. MS1601 window:
- a CDS encoding PfaD family polyunsaturated fatty acid/polyketide biosynthesis protein — MSDYVNDASAALLNRTDVLEALGAIRRPVAVVGSVHGPRAVLLDEAGVLTPEIMRQDLLAVLPPVYPEWLGERGFTATHRVRFPYVIGEMARGIATAQMTVEGVRAGVMAFFGSAGLDLGSIEAGVREIQGALGRDAGGWGANLIHNVHNQRLELATVDLFHRLGVRYVSASAFMRLTPAIVLYAVKGLRCNVSGQIVRSGRIFAKVSRDEVARHFLSPAPQAMLRALVAEGRITEDEARLAAGIPIAEDITAEADSGGHTDNRALTVLLPRLIGLRDSIAAEYRYSVLPRVGAAGGIGTPAAVAAAFAAGAAYVLTGSVNQSAVESGLSADARSLLALAESTDVAMAPASDMFEMGVTVQVLKRGTMFAQRGQRLGDFYRRYSSFDEAPADELKNLEKSVLGRGVDEIWSETESFFSESDPEQVERAYADPKHRMALVFRWYLFMGSQWARDGHAERRADYQIWCGPAMGAFNEWVRGTFLEPVEARTVRQIALNLLEGAAAVTRAGQLRAAGVATPASAFDFRPRPLG; from the coding sequence GTGTCTGATTATGTAAACGACGCTTCAGCGGCATTGCTCAATCGGACGGACGTCTTGGAGGCGCTCGGGGCGATTCGCAGGCCGGTGGCAGTGGTCGGTTCGGTCCATGGGCCGCGGGCTGTCCTATTGGACGAAGCCGGGGTACTCACGCCTGAGATCATGCGCCAGGACCTGCTGGCGGTACTGCCTCCGGTGTATCCCGAATGGCTGGGTGAGCGCGGCTTCACCGCGACCCACCGCGTGCGCTTCCCCTATGTGATCGGGGAGATGGCGCGCGGCATCGCTACCGCCCAGATGACGGTCGAAGGTGTGCGCGCCGGCGTGATGGCCTTCTTCGGCAGTGCCGGGCTGGACCTCGGTTCCATCGAGGCGGGAGTGCGCGAGATTCAGGGGGCACTCGGCCGTGACGCCGGGGGCTGGGGCGCCAACCTGATCCACAATGTCCACAACCAGCGTCTCGAACTCGCCACAGTTGACCTCTTCCACCGCCTGGGCGTTCGCTATGTCTCGGCGTCGGCTTTCATGCGATTGACTCCGGCGATCGTGCTCTATGCCGTGAAAGGCCTGCGCTGCAATGTAAGCGGTCAGATAGTGCGTTCCGGGCGCATCTTCGCGAAGGTGTCTCGTGATGAGGTTGCCCGACATTTCCTCTCGCCCGCTCCGCAAGCGATGTTGCGGGCACTGGTCGCCGAAGGCCGCATCACCGAAGACGAAGCCCGGCTGGCTGCCGGCATCCCGATCGCCGAAGACATCACCGCCGAGGCGGATTCCGGTGGACACACGGACAATCGAGCGCTGACAGTGCTTCTGCCGCGGCTCATCGGCCTGCGTGACTCGATCGCCGCCGAATACCGATACTCGGTTCTGCCGAGAGTGGGTGCGGCGGGTGGAATCGGTACGCCAGCCGCTGTCGCGGCCGCGTTTGCCGCGGGTGCCGCCTACGTCCTCACCGGGTCGGTGAACCAGTCGGCGGTGGAGAGCGGGCTGTCGGCCGACGCTCGCAGCCTGTTGGCCCTCGCCGAATCAACCGACGTGGCAATGGCTCCCGCCTCGGACATGTTCGAGATGGGGGTTACGGTGCAGGTTCTCAAGCGTGGCACCATGTTCGCTCAGCGAGGCCAGCGACTGGGCGATTTCTACCGGCGCTATTCGTCGTTCGACGAAGCCCCCGCCGACGAACTGAAGAATCTCGAGAAGTCGGTGCTGGGTCGTGGCGTGGACGAGATCTGGTCCGAGACCGAATCTTTCTTCTCCGAGTCCGACCCGGAGCAGGTCGAACGCGCATACGCCGATCCGAAGCATCGTATGGCGCTGGTGTTCCGCTGGTATCTGTTCATGGGCTCCCAGTGGGCGCGCGACGGCCACGCCGAACGGCGCGCCGACTACCAGATCTGGTGTGGGCCGGCCATGGGTGCTTTCAACGAATGGGTGCGGGGAACGTTCCTCGAACCGGTGGAAGCACGCACGGTGCGCCAGATCGCGCTCAACCTGCTAGAGGGTGCCGCAGCAGTGACACGCGCCGGGCAGCTGCGTGCCGCCGGTGTCGCCACACCGGCCTCCGCCTTCGACTTCCGTCCACGTCCCCTCGGATGA